The Stenotrophomonas rhizophila genome has a window encoding:
- a CDS encoding superoxide dismutase family protein yields the protein MRLIHTSLFAAIAAIGLTACNKPADAPAADPATATPPIAETARTTEAPPAMTSEAHANHTAVADLAPTQGNDVKGNVTFSVVDGKVHVKGQVSGLKPNSEHGFHIHEKGDCSAPNGDSAGGHFNPSKEDHGNVATTPHHGGDIPNIKADAQGNAVVDAAVSTNVNIGEGNDSDIIGRGLIVHADPDDYKTQPTGNAGARLACAVIKAAP from the coding sequence ATGCGCCTGATCCATACCTCACTGTTCGCCGCCATTGCCGCCATCGGCCTGACCGCCTGCAACAAGCCGGCTGATGCGCCCGCCGCCGATCCCGCCACCGCCACCCCGCCGATCGCCGAAACCGCGCGCACCACCGAAGCGCCGCCGGCCATGACCAGCGAAGCCCACGCCAACCACACCGCCGTGGCCGACCTTGCGCCGACCCAGGGCAATGACGTCAAGGGCAACGTGACCTTCAGCGTGGTCGACGGCAAGGTCCACGTGAAGGGCCAGGTCAGCGGCCTGAAGCCGAACAGCGAACACGGCTTCCACATCCATGAGAAGGGCGACTGCAGCGCGCCGAACGGCGACAGCGCTGGCGGCCACTTCAACCCGAGCAAGGAAGACCACGGCAACGTGGCCACCACCCCGCACCACGGTGGCGACATCCCCAACATCAAGGCCGACGCCCAGGGCAACGCGGTGGTGGATGCAGCCGTGTCGACCAACGTCAACATCGGCGAAGGCAACGACAGCGACATCATCGGTCGTGGCCTGATCGTGCATGCCGACCCGGACGACTACAAGACCCAGCCGACCGGCAACGCCGGTGCGCGCCTGGCGTGTGCGGTCATCAAAGCCGCACCGTAA
- a CDS encoding uroporphyrinogen-III C-methyltransferase — translation MNDMVPPPPHRPLRWIVPLAALAVVAGGAAWGWTQWQAQQARVAQREADAAVLVQGLAGSVEALRRDQRSTSQRVQDAAATNRVLRDEMLGLSQRNALLEENLARLADSTRHNAQALQLEEAELLLSQAGQRLAFADDVEGAKRLYALAATALEDVQGTEFLNLRQALMQERNAVDALGPGVRAGINQRLGSFSQSLLALPEQIAPATDTAAPPWWHHVLAPFVTITPTAVQGPLTRAERTAAWDSLQLELTLARAAVERGDQAGFEQALDRVVLWMPRLWPDSPGLRERRGELQQLRTQVLRPPLPELGSTLQQLRAMRDGS, via the coding sequence ATGAACGACATGGTTCCGCCCCCGCCCCACCGACCGCTGCGCTGGATCGTGCCGCTTGCCGCGCTTGCGGTGGTGGCCGGTGGCGCCGCGTGGGGCTGGACCCAATGGCAGGCGCAGCAGGCGCGTGTCGCGCAGCGCGAGGCCGATGCCGCCGTGCTGGTGCAGGGCCTGGCCGGAAGCGTGGAAGCGCTGCGCCGCGACCAGCGCTCCACCTCGCAGCGGGTGCAGGATGCGGCCGCCACCAACCGGGTGCTGCGCGATGAAATGCTGGGCCTGAGCCAGCGCAACGCCCTGCTGGAAGAGAACCTGGCACGGCTGGCCGACAGCACCCGCCACAACGCGCAGGCGCTGCAGCTGGAGGAGGCCGAACTGCTGCTCAGCCAGGCCGGCCAACGCCTGGCCTTCGCCGATGACGTGGAGGGCGCCAAGCGGCTGTATGCACTGGCCGCCACGGCGCTGGAAGACGTCCAGGGCACCGAATTCCTCAACCTGCGCCAAGCGCTGATGCAGGAACGCAATGCGGTCGATGCCCTCGGCCCGGGCGTGCGCGCCGGCATCAACCAGCGCCTTGGCAGCTTCTCGCAGTCGCTGCTGGCGTTGCCGGAACAGATCGCTCCGGCGACGGACACCGCTGCGCCGCCGTGGTGGCACCACGTGCTGGCCCCGTTCGTGACCATCACCCCCACCGCAGTGCAGGGCCCCCTGACCCGCGCCGAGCGCACCGCCGCGTGGGATTCGCTGCAGTTGGAGCTGACCCTGGCCCGTGCCGCGGTTGAACGCGGCGACCAGGCCGGTTTCGAACAGGCATTGGACCGGGTGGTGCTGTGGATGCCGCGGCTGTGGCCGGATTCACCCGGCCTGCGCGAGCGTCGTGGTGAACTGCAGCAGTTGCGCACCCAAGTGCTACGCCCGCCGCTGCCCGAACTGGGCAGCACCCTGCAGCAACTGCGCGCCATGCGCGATGGGAGTTGA
- the ntrC gene encoding nitrogen regulation protein NR(I): MADDSQATAQRVWVVDDDRAVRFVLCTALRDAGYAVEGFDGAAAALEMLSGQPAPDLLFTDVRMPGDDGLVLLDKLKAAHPQLPVIVMSAYTDVASTAGAFRGGAQEFLSKPFDLDDAVALAQRVLPEPDTTLVEPSLPSVEPAPDQRPQLVGDTPAMRALFRAIGRLAQAPLSVLINGETGTGKELVAHALHHESPRVQGPFVALNTAAIPSELLESELFGHEAGAFTGAQRRHVGRFEQANGGTLFLDEIGDMPLPLQTRLLRVLAEGEFFRVGGRELIRVDVRVIAATHQDLETLVAQGRFRADLLHRLDVVRLRLPPLRERRDDVAQLADTFLAAAARKLDTPPKRLTAAALQALREHDWPGNVRELENVCWRMAALAASDTIGVADVDSALHRGAGPRTRAQGDPSQWEAMLSAWARQRLAEGAEGLHAQVRDRVDQALLEAALQITHGRRAEAAARLGMGRNTLTRKLGAGRRRGG; encoded by the coding sequence ATGGCGGATGACAGCCAGGCCACCGCCCAGCGTGTCTGGGTGGTGGATGACGACCGCGCGGTACGTTTCGTGCTGTGCACCGCGCTGCGCGATGCGGGCTATGCGGTGGAAGGCTTCGATGGCGCGGCGGCGGCCTTGGAGATGCTCTCCGGCCAACCCGCCCCGGACCTGTTGTTCACCGATGTGCGCATGCCGGGCGATGATGGCTTGGTGCTGCTGGACAAGCTCAAGGCCGCGCACCCGCAACTGCCGGTGATCGTGATGTCGGCCTATACCGATGTGGCCAGCACCGCCGGTGCGTTCCGTGGCGGCGCGCAGGAATTCCTGTCCAAGCCGTTCGATCTGGACGATGCGGTGGCCCTGGCCCAGCGCGTGCTGCCGGAGCCGGACACCACCCTGGTCGAGCCCAGCCTCCCGTCAGTGGAGCCCGCGCCTGACCAGCGCCCGCAGCTGGTCGGCGACACGCCGGCCATGCGCGCGCTGTTCCGCGCCATCGGCCGCCTCGCGCAGGCGCCGCTGTCGGTGTTGATCAACGGCGAAACCGGCACCGGCAAGGAACTGGTGGCGCATGCGCTGCACCACGAATCGCCGCGCGTGCAGGGCCCGTTCGTGGCGCTCAACACCGCCGCCATTCCGTCCGAACTGCTGGAAAGCGAGCTGTTCGGCCATGAAGCCGGCGCATTCACCGGCGCGCAGCGCCGCCATGTAGGCCGCTTCGAGCAGGCCAATGGCGGCACGCTGTTCCTGGATGAAATCGGGGACATGCCGCTGCCGTTGCAGACCCGCCTGCTGCGCGTGCTGGCCGAAGGCGAGTTCTTCCGTGTGGGTGGCCGCGAATTGATCCGGGTGGATGTGCGCGTGATCGCCGCCACCCACCAGGACCTGGAAACGCTGGTGGCGCAGGGCCGCTTCCGCGCCGACCTGCTGCACCGGCTGGACGTGGTGCGGCTGCGCCTGCCGCCGCTGCGCGAGCGCCGCGATGACGTCGCCCAGCTGGCCGACACCTTCCTGGCCGCCGCCGCGCGCAAGCTGGATACGCCGCCCAAACGGCTCACCGCCGCTGCGCTGCAGGCGCTGCGCGAGCACGACTGGCCGGGCAACGTGCGCGAGCTGGAAAACGTGTGCTGGCGCATGGCCGCACTGGCCGCATCCGACACCATCGGCGTGGCCGATGTGGACAGCGCGCTGCACCGCGGTGCCGGGCCGCGCACCCGCGCGCAGGGCGATCCCAGCCAGTGGGAAGCCATGCTGTCTGCATGGGCGCGTCAGCGCCTGGCCGAGGGCGCCGAAGGCCTGCATGCGCAGGTGCGCGACCGGGTGGACCAGGCGTTGCTGGAGGCGGCCCTGCAGATCACCCACGGCCGCCGTGCCGAAGCCGCCGCGCGCCTGGGCATGGGCCGCAACACGCTGACCCGCAAGCTCGGCGCCGGGCGCCGGCGCGGCGGATGA
- a CDS encoding acetyl-CoA C-acetyltransferase has translation MPGISMPNARPVAILGGVRIPFCRQNTAYSDVGNLGMSVRTLGALVERFGLHGQQLGEVAMGAVIKHSSDWNLGREATLSSGLSPLTPGITMQRACGTSLDTIIAVANKIALGQIESGIGGGSDTTSDVPIVYGKKLRARLLAANRAKTTGDKIKAIVRGFKLGELKPEFPGVAEPRTGKSMGDHCEDMAKEWNISRDSQDEWAVSSHKKLAAAYERGFFNDLIAPFRGVERDNILRADTSLEKLATLKPAFDKVSGRGTLTAANSTPLTDGASAVLLASEEWARAHGHEPLAYLRDSQVAAVDFVHGEGLLMAPTIAVPEMLKRNGLTLQDFDIYEIHEAFAAQVLCTLRAWESEDYCRNRLGLDAPLGRIDPAKINPLGSSLATGHPFAATGARVIATAAKQLAERGGGRALVSICTAGGMGVVAIVER, from the coding sequence ATGCCAGGTATCTCCATGCCCAACGCTCGTCCCGTCGCCATTCTCGGTGGCGTCCGCATTCCGTTCTGCCGCCAGAACACCGCCTATTCGGACGTTGGCAACCTGGGCATGTCGGTACGTACGCTCGGCGCGCTGGTGGAACGGTTCGGCCTGCACGGGCAACAGCTGGGCGAAGTGGCGATGGGCGCGGTGATCAAGCATTCCAGCGACTGGAACCTGGGCCGCGAAGCCACGCTGTCTTCGGGCCTGTCCCCGCTCACCCCGGGCATCACCATGCAGCGCGCCTGCGGCACCTCGCTGGACACGATCATCGCGGTGGCCAACAAGATCGCGCTGGGCCAGATCGAATCGGGCATCGGCGGCGGTTCGGACACCACCTCCGACGTGCCGATCGTGTACGGCAAGAAGCTGCGCGCGCGCCTGCTGGCCGCCAACCGCGCCAAGACCACCGGCGACAAGATCAAGGCGATCGTGCGCGGCTTCAAGCTGGGCGAACTGAAGCCGGAATTCCCGGGCGTGGCCGAACCGCGCACCGGCAAGAGCATGGGCGACCACTGCGAAGACATGGCCAAGGAGTGGAACATCTCCCGCGATTCGCAGGACGAGTGGGCGGTGTCCTCGCACAAGAAGCTGGCCGCGGCCTATGAACGTGGTTTCTTCAATGACCTGATCGCGCCGTTCCGTGGCGTGGAGCGCGACAACATCCTGCGCGCGGACACCTCGCTGGAAAAGCTGGCCACGCTGAAGCCGGCCTTCGACAAGGTCTCCGGGCGTGGCACGCTCACCGCCGCCAACTCCACCCCGCTCACCGATGGTGCGTCGGCGGTGCTGCTGGCCAGCGAGGAATGGGCGCGCGCGCATGGCCACGAGCCGCTGGCCTACCTGCGTGATTCGCAGGTGGCCGCCGTTGATTTCGTGCACGGCGAAGGCCTGCTGATGGCGCCGACCATCGCGGTTCCGGAAATGCTCAAGCGCAATGGCCTGACGCTGCAGGATTTCGACATCTACGAAATCCATGAAGCCTTCGCCGCGCAGGTGCTGTGCACCCTGCGGGCGTGGGAAAGCGAAGACTACTGCCGCAACCGCCTGGGCCTGGATGCGCCGCTGGGCAGGATCGACCCGGCCAAGATCAATCCGCTGGGGTCGTCGCTGGCCACCGGCCATCCGTTTGCGGCTACCGGGGCGCGCGTGATCGCCACGGCGGCCAAGCAGCTGGCCGAACGCGGCGGTGGCCGCGCGCTGGTGTCGATCTGCACCGCCGGCGGCATGGGCGTGGTGGCGATCGTCGAACGCTGA
- a CDS encoding YiiD C-terminal domain-containing protein, protein MSEQDSLPAHLAALQQVLERMPPVAAMQIRVDAYADGVLALRAPLAANVNDKGNAFGGSLSSALTLSGWALVTLRLRLAGFDADVYVADSHVRYLAPVYEDLLAQAQAADDADWDTFLATFAQRGKARIEVVARQPGEAGKPAAELTGRFVAFARR, encoded by the coding sequence ATGTCTGAACAAGATTCCCTCCCTGCGCATCTGGCCGCACTGCAGCAGGTGCTGGAGCGCATGCCACCGGTAGCGGCCATGCAGATCCGCGTGGACGCCTATGCCGATGGCGTGCTGGCCCTGCGCGCGCCGCTGGCCGCCAACGTCAATGACAAGGGCAACGCCTTCGGCGGCAGCCTGTCTTCCGCGCTGACCCTGTCCGGCTGGGCGCTGGTCACCCTGCGCCTGCGTCTGGCCGGCTTCGATGCCGATGTCTACGTGGCCGACAGCCACGTGCGCTACCTGGCCCCGGTCTACGAGGACCTGCTGGCCCAGGCGCAGGCGGCCGACGATGCGGACTGGGACACCTTCCTGGCCACCTTCGCCCAGCGCGGCAAGGCCCGCATCGAGGTGGTGGCCCGCCAGCCCGGCGAGGCCGGCAAGCCCGCAGCTGAACTGACCGGACGTTTCGTTGCCTTCGCAAGGCGGTAG
- a CDS encoding rhodanese-like domain-containing protein → MNYEELLAFAGRNPMLSMAFVGLTVAILVTEVRRLLRGYKSIKPAELTQLINAGGAVVVDLSASTDFEKGHIAGSRNVQPAQFGPEHKLVANAKQRPVVLVCRTGTASETAAKALKKAGFEQVHVLDGGLPAWQQAELPLVKGRN, encoded by the coding sequence GTGAATTACGAAGAGTTGCTGGCCTTTGCCGGCCGAAACCCGATGTTGTCGATGGCCTTCGTGGGCCTGACCGTCGCCATCCTCGTCACCGAGGTGCGCCGCCTGCTGCGCGGCTACAAGTCGATCAAGCCGGCCGAGCTGACCCAGCTGATCAATGCTGGCGGCGCGGTCGTGGTCGACCTGTCGGCGAGCACCGATTTCGAGAAGGGCCACATTGCCGGCAGCCGCAACGTGCAGCCTGCCCAGTTCGGGCCGGAGCACAAGCTGGTGGCCAACGCCAAACAGCGCCCGGTGGTGCTGGTGTGCCGTACCGGCACCGCCTCTGAAACCGCAGCCAAGGCCTTGAAGAAGGCCGGTTTCGAGCAGGTGCACGTGCTCGACGGCGGCCTGCCCGCCTGGCAGCAGGCCGAGCTGCCGCTGGTCAAGGGCCGCAACTGA
- a CDS encoding HAD family hydrolase: MHEGLLKSWNAGATRQAIIAFVARVTLEDGPDYVPPAARIAVFDNDGCLWCEKPMPIQADFLLRRIAEQAEADPSLRDRQPWKALHEMDQEWLGDVITKHYEGDDTTLKEMAAGLLSAYAEDDVESFASKADQFLRSAENPVLKRPYLKTAYAPMRELLQYLEANQFTNYIVSGGGRDFMRPITRELYGVPPERVVGTTVALQYREEDGIGKVVHTSKLEVFDDGPNKVVRIWSRIGARPIFAAGNSNGDIQMLQFATQGKGASLALLVTHDDDEREIAYTSGAQKSVALAKERGWPLVSVREDWAKVFVD, from the coding sequence ATGCACGAAGGACTGCTCAAAAGCTGGAACGCCGGCGCCACGCGCCAGGCCATCATCGCCTTCGTCGCACGGGTAACCCTGGAGGACGGCCCCGACTACGTGCCGCCGGCCGCACGGATCGCTGTGTTCGACAACGACGGCTGCCTGTGGTGCGAGAAGCCCATGCCGATCCAGGCCGACTTCCTGTTGCGCCGCATTGCCGAACAGGCTGAAGCAGACCCGTCGCTACGCGACCGGCAACCCTGGAAAGCCCTTCATGAAATGGACCAGGAGTGGCTGGGCGATGTCATCACCAAGCATTACGAAGGCGATGACACCACGCTCAAGGAAATGGCGGCCGGCCTGCTTTCGGCCTATGCCGAAGATGACGTGGAGTCGTTCGCCAGCAAGGCCGACCAGTTCCTGCGCAGCGCGGAGAACCCGGTGCTGAAACGCCCCTACCTGAAAACCGCCTACGCGCCCATGCGCGAGCTGCTGCAGTACCTGGAAGCCAATCAATTCACCAACTACATCGTGTCCGGTGGCGGACGCGATTTCATGCGGCCGATCACCCGCGAGCTGTACGGCGTTCCGCCCGAGCGCGTGGTCGGCACCACCGTCGCGCTGCAGTACCGCGAAGAAGACGGCATCGGCAAGGTGGTCCACACCTCGAAACTGGAGGTGTTCGATGATGGCCCCAACAAAGTGGTACGGATCTGGAGCCGGATTGGCGCGCGCCCGATCTTCGCTGCCGGCAACTCCAATGGCGACATCCAGATGCTGCAGTTCGCCACGCAGGGAAAGGGCGCCTCGCTGGCGTTGCTGGTTACCCACGATGATGACGAGCGGGAAATTGCGTATACCTCGGGCGCCCAGAAGTCGGTGGCGCTGGCGAAGGAGCGCGGGTGGCCGCTGGTCAGTGTCCGGGAGGACTGGGCGAAGGTGTTCGTGGATTAG
- a CDS encoding superoxide dismutase family protein, with amino-acid sequence MRRSHLALLIPSLLVLAACGSAPEQRSAPVPAVPVVSTAKLAEANLAPASASIVSGRLVLVPDAQGVHITGTIGGLQPLQTAAFHVHERGDCSAVDASSAGAHFNPFNQPHGRNSAGAHHIGDMDNLRADAQGRVSVDVRLPAVTLGGGAATDIVGRALVVHANADDYRSQPAGNAGARIACGVIRVTR; translated from the coding sequence ATGCGTCGTTCCCACCTCGCCCTGCTGATCCCGTCACTGCTGGTGTTGGCCGCCTGTGGTTCCGCGCCCGAGCAGCGCAGCGCGCCGGTGCCGGCCGTACCGGTGGTGAGCACCGCCAAGCTGGCCGAAGCCAACCTGGCGCCTGCCTCGGCAAGTATTGTCAGCGGCCGTCTGGTGCTGGTGCCCGATGCGCAGGGCGTGCATATCACCGGCACCATCGGTGGGCTGCAGCCGTTGCAGACCGCCGCGTTCCACGTGCATGAGCGCGGTGACTGCAGTGCCGTTGACGCCAGCAGCGCGGGGGCGCATTTCAACCCGTTCAACCAGCCGCATGGCCGCAACAGCGCTGGGGCACATCACATTGGCGACATGGACAACCTGCGCGCCGACGCGCAGGGCCGGGTCAGCGTCGATGTACGCCTGCCAGCGGTTACCCTCGGCGGCGGTGCAGCCACCGACATCGTTGGCCGTGCGCTGGTGGTTCATGCCAACGCCGACGATTACCGCAGCCAGCCGGCAGGTAACGCCGGCGCCCGAATCGCCTGCGGCGTCATCCGGGTCACGCGCTGA
- a CDS encoding uroporphyrinogen-III synthase: MNSHAHVPDWTLVSLRPRGQHAPLRRAAEALGAQVIGLSPWALVARHDAGTRAALAQALGADRVVFSSPAAVHAAARLQPLQAPHAGTWLAVGAGTAAALRGHGVDNVVAPTRMDSEGLLDLPALAQLQGLRAALVTAPGGRGIIASTLQERGATLQRVDVYQRRALRLPPRQLQRLRHQAGPWVLALSSAEALALLSQQLPADLLAQLRQAHVVAASERLAALATDAGFTRVTLAAGPLPAQLAQAAHAAVTTAATS; the protein is encoded by the coding sequence ATGAACAGCCACGCACATGTGCCGGATTGGACCCTGGTGTCGCTGCGCCCGCGCGGCCAGCACGCACCGCTGCGGCGCGCGGCCGAAGCGCTGGGCGCGCAGGTGATCGGCTTGTCGCCGTGGGCCCTGGTGGCGCGCCACGATGCGGGCACCCGCGCGGCCCTGGCCCAGGCGCTGGGCGCGGACCGCGTGGTGTTCAGCAGCCCGGCGGCGGTGCATGCCGCCGCGCGGCTGCAGCCGCTGCAGGCCCCGCACGCCGGCACCTGGCTGGCGGTAGGCGCCGGCACTGCCGCTGCGCTGCGCGGGCATGGCGTTGACAACGTGGTGGCTCCCACCCGGATGGACAGCGAAGGCCTGCTCGACCTGCCGGCGCTGGCCCAGCTGCAGGGCCTGCGCGCGGCGCTGGTTACCGCCCCCGGCGGGCGCGGCATCATCGCCAGTACGCTGCAGGAACGTGGCGCGACGTTGCAGCGGGTGGATGTTTACCAGCGCAGAGCGCTGCGCCTGCCGCCCCGGCAACTGCAGCGGCTGCGCCACCAGGCCGGGCCGTGGGTGCTGGCGCTGAGCAGTGCCGAGGCCCTGGCGCTGCTCAGCCAACAGCTGCCGGCGGACCTGCTGGCGCAGCTTCGCCAGGCGCATGTGGTGGCCGCCAGCGAGCGCTTGGCCGCTCTGGCGACGGACGCCGGATTCACCCGGGTCACCCTCGCCGCCGGCCCGCTGCCGGCACAGCTGGCGCAGGCCGCACACGCGGCTGTCACCACCGCAGCAACTTCCTGA
- a CDS encoding two-component system sensor histidine kinase NtrB: MTPAPPSPSLEVLGTPVAWADAEGRVAGCNPAFARWLGVSVRRLLGQPLASLEVQGEALAHFLARGERDTLRLHRLALALPGEAPRFAEGWLSRHEEDGWLLEAHPVDEFPGLDPTQALPSALSAALKGLAHELRNPLAGLKGAAQLLARRSAQRDPEERELIELIGSEIERLNGLLEQLLSPAPAAPHAPLNIHASLERVLRLAESEGGWAVRLQRDYDPSIPEFDGDADRLTQAIWNLVRNAIQAGAGTVTLRTRVEHGVRIGDQLQPMALRLEIADDGRGVPETLAEHLFLPLVSGRAEGTGLGLALAQQVAREHRGTLTYRSRPGHTVFTVHLPIGQGTPAAEETAHGG; encoded by the coding sequence ATGACCCCCGCACCACCGTCTCCGTCCCTCGAAGTCCTTGGCACCCCGGTCGCCTGGGCCGATGCCGAAGGCCGCGTCGCCGGCTGCAACCCGGCCTTTGCGCGCTGGCTGGGGGTAAGCGTGCGGCGCCTGCTCGGCCAGCCGCTGGCCTCGCTGGAGGTGCAGGGCGAGGCGCTGGCGCACTTCCTGGCGCGCGGCGAGCGCGACACCCTGCGCCTGCACCGGTTGGCGCTGGCCCTGCCCGGCGAGGCCCCGCGCTTTGCCGAAGGCTGGCTGAGCCGGCATGAGGAAGATGGCTGGCTGCTGGAAGCGCACCCGGTGGATGAATTCCCCGGGCTGGACCCGACCCAGGCCCTGCCCAGCGCCCTCAGTGCCGCCCTCAAAGGCCTGGCCCACGAGCTGCGCAACCCGCTGGCCGGCCTCAAGGGCGCGGCCCAGCTGCTGGCCCGTCGCAGCGCCCAGCGCGACCCGGAAGAGCGCGAGCTGATCGAGCTGATCGGCTCGGAGATCGAACGGCTGAACGGGCTGCTGGAACAGTTGTTGTCGCCGGCTCCGGCCGCGCCGCATGCGCCCCTCAACATCCACGCCTCTCTGGAGCGCGTGCTGCGCTTGGCCGAGAGCGAAGGCGGCTGGGCGGTGCGCCTGCAGCGCGATTACGACCCCAGCATTCCCGAATTCGACGGCGACGCCGACCGTCTCACCCAAGCGATATGGAACCTGGTGCGCAATGCGATCCAGGCCGGGGCGGGTACCGTCACCCTGCGCACCCGGGTGGAACATGGCGTGCGCATCGGCGACCAGCTGCAGCCGATGGCGCTGCGCCTGGAGATCGCCGATGACGGCCGTGGCGTGCCCGAAACGCTGGCCGAGCACCTGTTCCTGCCGTTGGTCAGCGGCCGCGCCGAAGGCACCGGGCTGGGCCTGGCGCTGGCCCAGCAGGTGGCACGGGAACACCGCGGCACGCTGACCTACCGCTCGCGCCCGGGGCATACCGTATTCACCGTGCATCTGCCGATCGGGCAGGGCACCCCCGCTGCCGAGGAGACCGCGCATGGCGGATGA
- a CDS encoding heme biosynthesis protein HemY has protein sequence MKPIQSVVVLLLAVVLGVVAAQWLGTESLRQYGEVIYRAGGNDYRSTVPQVALMVLVGLLVLWLLWSLVASPFRAWGRYRRKQGRARLIEGMQAHEYGHWQRAERLLGTAAEDEEVSAVAYVTAIRSAEARGDQAAVDQYLQRLSTTDATAYALMQAERLLQQERPVDAINALDAPGIQPLPPRGLWLRTEALARADRAHEAYGQLGALRKQKVLPDEAVAELEVRLAAQSLLEAGDVNALAAQWEATPKALRSDPDVVSAYALRAVALDWDEPALLNLEQALDTRWDESLVTLYGQMPVEKLATRQANLQRWLGQQPSSPALLLALGRIAARQGEHVQAEDYLHRAIAAGAGSPAWEALGEVFTARGEPALAAQCYINALRQQRGEDSVVLARPVAPLAAVVPERATVEEQSLMSEPLPVRDIHRDERDEYGNPIR, from the coding sequence ATGAAGCCGATTCAATCCGTGGTGGTGCTGTTGCTGGCCGTGGTACTGGGCGTGGTGGCCGCGCAATGGCTGGGCACCGAATCGCTGCGCCAGTACGGCGAGGTGATCTACCGCGCCGGCGGCAACGATTACCGCTCCACCGTGCCGCAGGTGGCACTGATGGTGCTGGTGGGCCTGCTGGTGCTGTGGCTGCTGTGGAGCCTGGTGGCCTCGCCGTTCCGTGCCTGGGGCCGCTACCGCCGCAAGCAGGGCCGCGCCCGCCTGATCGAAGGCATGCAGGCGCACGAGTACGGCCACTGGCAGCGCGCCGAGAGGCTGCTGGGCACCGCCGCCGAAGACGAAGAAGTGAGCGCGGTGGCCTACGTGACCGCCATCCGCAGCGCCGAAGCGCGCGGGGACCAGGCCGCGGTGGACCAGTACCTGCAGCGCCTGTCCACCACTGATGCCACCGCCTATGCGCTGATGCAGGCCGAACGCCTGCTGCAGCAGGAGCGCCCGGTTGATGCGATCAACGCGCTGGATGCCCCGGGCATCCAGCCGCTGCCGCCACGCGGCCTGTGGCTGCGCACCGAAGCGTTGGCACGTGCCGACCGCGCGCACGAGGCCTACGGCCAGCTGGGCGCGCTGCGCAAGCAGAAGGTGCTGCCCGATGAGGCCGTGGCCGAACTGGAAGTGCGCCTGGCCGCGCAGTCGCTGCTGGAGGCGGGCGATGTGAATGCGCTGGCCGCGCAGTGGGAAGCCACCCCGAAGGCCCTGCGCAGCGACCCCGATGTGGTGTCGGCCTACGCGCTGCGCGCCGTGGCGCTGGATTGGGATGAACCGGCCCTGCTCAACCTGGAACAGGCGCTGGATACGCGCTGGGACGAATCGCTGGTGACGCTGTACGGTCAGATGCCGGTGGAGAAGCTGGCCACCCGCCAGGCCAATCTGCAGCGCTGGCTGGGCCAGCAGCCGTCCAGCCCGGCCCTGCTGCTGGCGCTCGGCCGCATCGCCGCGCGCCAGGGCGAGCACGTCCAGGCCGAGGATTACCTGCACCGTGCCATCGCCGCCGGCGCCGGCTCCCCCGCCTGGGAAGCGCTGGGTGAGGTTTTCACCGCACGCGGCGAACCCGCGCTGGCCGCGCAGTGCTACATCAACGCCCTGCGCCAGCAGCGCGGCGAAGACAGCGTGGTGCTCGCCCGCCCGGTCGCCCCACTGGCGGCCGTAGTGCCCGAACGCGCCACGGTCGAAGAACAATCCTTGATGAGCGAACCGCTGCCGGTGCGTGACATCCATCGCGACGAGCGCGATGAATACGGCAACCCAATCCGCTGA
- the secB gene encoding protein-export chaperone SecB, whose protein sequence is MSEANTNGAIAPADAATGPAFTVEKIYVKDVSFESPNAPAVFNEAVQPELQLNLNQRVQRLGESAFEVVLAVTLTCKAGDKTAYVAEVQQAGVFGLVGLDPQSIDVLLGTQCPNILFPYVRSLVSELIQAGGFPPFFLQPINFEGLYAETLRQRQEQGETSLADSEPAGNA, encoded by the coding sequence ATGTCCGAAGCGAACACCAACGGCGCCATCGCGCCGGCCGACGCCGCCACCGGCCCCGCGTTCACCGTCGAAAAGATCTACGTCAAGGACGTTTCCTTTGAATCGCCCAACGCCCCGGCCGTGTTCAACGAAGCCGTGCAGCCGGAGCTGCAGCTCAACCTGAACCAGCGCGTGCAGCGCCTGGGTGAGAGCGCCTTCGAAGTGGTGCTGGCCGTGACCCTGACCTGCAAGGCCGGCGACAAGACCGCCTACGTGGCCGAAGTGCAGCAGGCCGGCGTGTTCGGCCTGGTCGGCCTGGACCCGCAGTCGATCGACGTGCTGCTGGGCACCCAGTGCCCGAACATCCTGTTCCCGTACGTGCGTTCGCTGGTGAGCGAGCTGATCCAGGCCGGCGGCTTCCCGCCGTTCTTCCTGCAGCCGATCAACTTCGAAGGCCTGTACGCCGAAACCCTGCGCCAGCGCCAGGAACAGGGCGAAACCTCGCTCGCCGATTCCGAGCCGGCCGGCAACGCCTGA